The DNA region TGGGCGGCGGGCCCACGGGCATCGCGGCGATCGACCGTTGCTATCGTCTCGCCCATCGCCTGGGCCTCGATCGCTGGCGGCCCGAGCCGACGCTCGATCTGCTGCTGCGCATTGGCCCTCATGGCGATCGCTTTCTGCCGTGGTCGCAGGGTCTCAATCTCAAGAAGCTCCGCCGCGCCGAACACGGGCTCGACCTGGGGCCGCTCAAGCCGGGTGTGGCGCATCGCATCCTGCACCACGACAAGACGATGCACGTCGACGCGCCGCCGCTGTTGGCCGCCGTCGATCGCCTGGCCCAGGAACTGCGCGAGCCGCCCGCCGGCGACGAGCTGCTGATGATCGGCCGGCGCGATTTGCGCTCGAACAATTCCTGGATGCACAACGTGCCGGAGCTGGTTAGCGGCCGCGAGCGGTGCGTGCTGTTGGTGCATCCCGACGATGCCCGCGAGCGTAATCTGCGCGACGGCGATCTGGCCGTGTTGGAAAACCACGTCCACCGCGGCGAGGTCCGCGTCAAGCTTTCCGACGACATGCGGCCCGGCGTCATCTGCCTGCCGCACGGCTGGGGCCATGCCCCGGCGGCCGAGTGGCAACGGGTCGCCGGCCAGCACCCGGGCGTCTCGTTCAACGATTGGGCCGACGACCAGGACGTCGAAAGCGTCGTCGGCGAGTCGATCCTGAACGGCGTGCGCATCCGGCTCTCGGCGGCGCTCCCGGTTTCGGCCGAGCCGCTGCACAAAACGCGCCCCGCGGTCACGAACCTGACGGACAAGCTGTTCGCCGCCACGCGCTAAACCGGTCGCAGTGGTTGTCGCCCTTGGCGAGGCGCAGCTTCGCCGGGGAACATGCAAGTCGAGCCGAGGCGCCGGCCTCGCTCAATGCATCTCTGCAGCGCAACTGCCGATGCCCGGCCGGTAGTAGTTGAACTGCACGTTGGGATGCTCGCCCAACAACGACATCGGTACTGCCGTGTCGACGATCTTGCGCGAGATCATCCACGCCGTGAGCCGCTGGCCGAACGGGTTGTCGTGCGTGCCGGCGTGCCAGATGCTCACCTTTTCGGCCCGCCACGTCTCGGCCGGGCCCACGGTGATCGCCTGCCGCGGCACCAGCGCCACGTTGCCGCCGCCGCTGGTGCGGGCATTCTGCACCAGGGTCAGCGGATGCAAATCGACAACCCGCGTCCCGAGCTGGCGATACTCGGCCGCCGGCGGGGGCGCGTCTTTCCAGGCCCCGCTGCGTGGCAGGGGGTCGTTGAACGCCCAGTGCTTCACCTCGCCTTGGCCGCCCTGCATCACCGCACAGCGCGCCTGCTTCCAACTCTCGACGTACGGCCGCACGTCGGCCTTGGGAAAGTGAATGTTCGCCTCGGGCATCCGCAGCTCGGGCCGGATCCGGTCGAAGCACAGCTCGCGATCGGCCCGGGCAAACGACAACGGGTGCGACTCGGGCGCGTCGCGGCCATCGAGAAACCACTCGTCCATGCCCCAGAAATGCGCATGCCGCAGGTTGATCTCCAGGTCGTTCACCAGCCGCGCCACGAGCGGCAACTGTTCGGTCGGCCCGATCGGCCCGCAGATTCCGACCGGGTCCGACTCGGTCGCCCGGCGCCATGCGTTGACATACTCGAGCGCCTCGGCCAGGTAGAAATCCTCCAGCGAGTCGTACAGCACGACGCGAAATCCAT from Pirellulales bacterium includes:
- a CDS encoding glucosamine-6-phosphate isomerase; protein product: MARRLSSIAPDWWDYTTLDDEILADAARLEAEDFPGLSRDGFRVVLYDSLEDFYLAEALEYVNAWRRATESDPVGICGPIGPTEQLPLVARLVNDLEINLRHAHFWGMDEWFLDGRDAPESHPLSFARADRELCFDRIRPELRMPEANIHFPKADVRPYVESWKQARCAVMQGGQGEVKHWAFNDPLPRSGAWKDAPPPAAEYRQLGTRVVDLHPLTLVQNARTSGGGNVALVPRQAITVGPAETWRAEKVSIWHAGTHDNPFGQRLTAWMISRKIVDTAVPMSLLGEHPNVQFNYYRPGIGSCAAEMH